The following proteins are co-located in the Malus sylvestris chromosome 13, drMalSylv7.2, whole genome shotgun sequence genome:
- the LOC126596440 gene encoding alpha-xylosidase 1-like codes for MSSSSSSSQCLSSLLLVLLILCLSGVSSADTVNPTIKGKGYRLISIEETPDGGLLGLLQLKQKSKTYGPDIPLLQLYVKHETQDRLRVHITDAQKQRWEVPYNLLPREQPPSLKQTITPSGKTKNPIEVSEYSGSELILSYISDPFGFAVKRKSDGQVLFNSSSESKDPYGELVFKDQYLEISTRLPKDASLYGLGENSQPHGIKLYPNDPYTLFTTDVSAINLNTDLYGSHPVYMDLRNVGSEAYAHSVLLLNSNGMDVFYRGTSLTYKVIGGVFDFYFFAGPTPLGVVDQYTAFIGRPAPMPYWSLGFHQCRWGYHNLSVVEDVVANYKKAEIPLDVIWNDDDHMDGHKDFTLNPKNYPRPKLLAFLDKIHKIGMKYIVIIDPGIGVNTSYGVYQRGLANDVFIKYEGEPYLAQVWPGAVNFPDFLNPKTVSWWGDEIRRFHELVPVDGLWIDMNEASNFCSGKCKIPNKQCPTGTGPGWVCCLDCKNITKTRWDDPPYKINASGLQVPIGYKTIATSASHYNGVLEYDAHSLYGFSQSIATHKALQGLEGKRPFILTRSTYVGSGRYAAHWTGDNKGTWEDLKISITTVLNFGIFGVPMVGADICGFYPAPTEELCNRWIEVGAFYPFSRDHANFYSPRQELYQWESVAESARNALGMRYKLLPYLYTLSYEAHISGAPIARPLFFSFPTYTETYGLSTQFLLGSSVMISPVLEQGKSNVKALFPPGSWYSLFDMTQAISSTKGKYVTLDAPLHVVNVHLYQNTILPMQQGGLISKAARTTPFSLVVAFPAGASNATAKGNLFLDNDELPEMNLGNGYSTYVDFYATVSEGNVKVWSEVQEGKFALSKGWIVGKVSVLGLDGSGATSSLEVDGNQATSVSNVELIASEQTYLNEIEDGEQTKSVMVEVNGLSLPVGKNFAMSWKMGIKA; via the exons atgtcttcctcctcctcctcctcccaatgtctctcttctcttcttctaGTGCTGTTAATCCTCTGTTTATCTGGTGTGAGCTCAGCTGACACCGTTAACCCCACCATCAAGGGCAAAGGCTACCGTCTCATCTCCATCGAAGAAACCCCTGACGGCGGCCTTCTGGGTCTCCTCCAGCTCAAACAGAAGTCCAAAACCTACGGCCCCGATATCCCCCTCCTGCAGCTCTATGTCAA GCACGAGACACAGGACCGGTTGAGGGTCCACATAACCGACGCTCAGAAGCAGAGGTGGGAGGTTCCCTACAACCTCCTCCCCAGGGAGCAGCCGCCATCTCTGAAACAAACCATCACGCCGTCAGGGAAGACGAAGAACCCCATCGAAGTCTCAGAGTACTCCGGCTCTGAGCTCATTCTCAGCTACATCTCCGACCCATTTGGGTTCGCAGTCAAGAGGAAGTCCGACGGGCAGGTCCTCTTCAATTCGAGCTCCGAATCGAAAGACCCATATGGCGAACTGGTGTTTAAGGACCAGTACCTCGAGATATCCACCCGACTGCCGAAAGACGCCTCCCTGTACGGCCTCGGAGAGAACTCTCAGCCGCACGGGATCAAGCTCTACCCGAACGATCCATACACCCTCTTCACCACCGACGTCTCGGCGATCAATCTCAACACTGATTTGTACGGGTCCCACCCGGTTTACATGGATCTCCGGAATGTGGGCAGCGAGGCTTACGCACACTCTGTTCTGCTGCTCAACAGCAATGGCATGGATGTGTTTTACAGAGGGACTTCTCTCACCTACAAGGTCATTGGGGGTGTTTTCGACTTTTACTTCTTTGCTGGGCCGACGCCGTTGGGCGTTGTCGACCAGTACACGGCGTTCATCGGCAGACCGGCCCCGATGCCCTACTGGTCTCTTG GATTCCACCAATGCAGATGGGGTTACCACAACTTATCAGTGGTTGAAGATGTTGTTGCGAACTACAAAAAGGCTGAAATTCCGCTAGATGTCATTTGGAATGACGATGATCACATGGACGGACACAAAGACTTCACCCTCAACCCCAAAAACTACCCTCGTCCAAAGCTCTTGGCATTCCTTGACAAAATACATAAGATAGGCATGAAGTACATTGTCATTATCGATCCTGGAATTGGTGTTAATACCAGTTACGGTGTATACCAAAGAGGTTTAGCGAATGATGTTTTCATTAAATATGAGGGTGAACCCTACTTGGCCCAAGTTTGGCCAGGGGCTGTAAACTTCCCCGACTTCCTCAACCCCAAAACTGTTTCATGGTGGGGTGATGAGATCCGCCGCTTTCATGAACTTGTCCCTGTTGATGGCTTATGGATTGACATGAACGAAGCTTCAAATTTCTGTTCTGGGAAGTGCAAAATTCCAAACAAGCAGTGTCCGACGGGTACAGGACCTGGCTGGGTATGTTGCTTGGATTGCAAAAACATTACAAAGACAAGATGGGATGATCCACCTTACAAGATCAATGCTTCAGGGTTGCAGGTACCCATTGGATACAAAACCATAGCCACTAGTGCATCTCATTACAATGGCGTTTTGGAGTACGATGCTCACAGTCTCTATGGCTTTTCCCAGTCCATTGCAACTCACAAAGCTCTTCAAGGGCTTGAGGGCAAGAGACCATTTATATTAACCCGGTCCACATATGTTGGTTCAGGCAGGTATGCTGCACATTGGACAGGTGATAACAAGGGGACTTGGGAGGATTTGAAGATATCAATCACTACCGTGCTCAATTTTGGAATATTTGGAGTGCCGATGGTTGGTGCAGACATATGTGGGTTCTATCCAGCACCTACTGAAGAGCTTTGCAACCGTTGGATTGAAGTAGGCGCTTTCTATCCCTTTTCAAGGGATCATGCGAACTTCTATTCCCCGagacaagagctttatcaatgggaGTCTGTAGCTGAGTCTGCTCGAAATGCACTAGGTATGAGGTATAAACTCCTCCCTTATCTGTACACATTAAGCTACGAAGCTCACATCAGCGGTGCCCCAATTGCCAGGCCACTTTTCTTCTCGTTCCCAACATACACTGAAACGTATGGATTGAGTACTCAATTCTTGTTGGGGAGCAGCGTTATGATTTCACCAGTGCTTGAACAGGGAAAATCAAACGTTAAAGCATTATTTCCCCCGGGAAGCTGGTACAGTTTATTTGATATGACGCAGGCCATTAGCTCAACAAAAGGGAAGTATGTTACGCTAGATGCGCCTTTGCATGTTGTTAATGTGCATCTGTATCAGAATACCATTCTACCAATGCAGCAGGGTGGACTGATCTCTAAAGCAGCAAGAACAACCCCTTTTAGCCTCGTTGTTGCGTTCCCAGCTGGGGCAAGCAATGCAACAGCCAAGGGGAACCTGTTCCTTGACAACGATGAGCTTCCCGAGATGAATCTTGGAAACGGTTACTCCACATATGTTGATTTCTATGCAACTGTAAGCGAAGGAAATGTGAAAGTGTGGTCAGAAGTTCAGGAGGGTAAGTTTGCTTTAAGTAAAGGCTGGATTGTTGGGAAGGTGAGTGTGTTAGGACTGGATGGAAGCGGAGCAACATCTTCTCTCGAGGTTGATGGAAACCAAGCGACAAGCGTTTCAAACGTAGAGTTGATTGCTTCAGAACAGACGTATCTCAATGAGATAGAAGACGGAGAGCAGACCAAGAGCGTAATGGTGGAGGTTAACGGTCTGTCCCTTCCTGTTGGGAAGAACTTTGCCATGTCTTGGAAAATGGGGATCAAGGCTTGA